In the genome of Candida albicans SC5314 chromosome 6, complete sequence, the window TACATTTTAGTtgtattaattaattactaacaataatttttggaaattagGTTTTACATGTAAATGTACGAAATGTTAATGgggttttttttaattatgtTTGCATGaacttttgtttttcctctttaatttgattgatcaGATTTCAACTAATTGTAAGATATGAACTCCTTCTTTTGTTTAACCTGGGATTTGACTTTATCTATATACCGATTTACTTCCATGGTATATATGACTATACGACCCaggaaaatcaaattattaccaGCCGTAGTACACTTTATATTTATAGGATAAATTTCTGTTCCTTTTTGAATATTGGTTTGGGCTTGGTACAACTTTTTACtttaaattaatatataaaagTAGAAATCtatttgatattgtaaAGGGAGTTAagcaatttcttcatttgtTAGACATGGAACATATAACAAAAAACTCCATTTCCCTAATTTTGCtaattatattgaaatgCCTAATGTGTTAACAATGGGATTTAGTTTGCTTCTTCACATTTCGTTATTAATACAATTGAAGTCCCCTTTTAAGAATATGCAACTTCTAATCAAAATGAACGAATCACCAAGAAGTTGATGGAAAAAACCATTACTAATAGAAAAAGCTCTGCATATAAATAGTTTATTTCTATTACTCAACTCGACATTTCATTTGTAGATTTCAATTGCTTATCAATCAATCTGTAGTTGGGAGGAGGGGCGTGCAAATGTcatcaaaaagaaaagaaaatggaaAAGAGGAAATCTAATCTTTTGTTTAGTTTGcttaattaataataaataataatttcacacatgatttcaaaactaTTGACTTAAACTCCTcccaccaaaaaaaaaatatttttctctttctatTTTAACATAGCTgcaatttttatttcaacttgttcttttctttctttctttcttttgctCTTCTTTGTATGATTAGAAGTATAACTAGAATCATGTCACATTCAATTCATAGTTCTGTAAAAGATATTCAAAAGGACATGTATTTCGGTACAGAAGTTTTAAATCGAGTATCATTTTTACGTGAAGATCCCGaatttattcaatcaaGTTTATTTCATCCATCAACtagatttatattttattataaacaacaaccttTAATtcataaaaattttgataacaAATTATGTGTTTTAACTAATGGTTCAAATCAAGCGGTTATTGATAATGTAGATAATGGGAAATTAGGATATTCAGGTAAAAAAGCCATTATTCAATCaggattaattgataatatacCTCAATGGCAAGAAATTTTAACCAATTGgtataatgataataaaaatcatGATAAAAATTTACGTGCCAAGGGGAAACcgatttttttatttatggGATTATTAGATGAATCAGTAGGATTGAATTTAcaatcattaaaatttgCTGCTGATactaaagaagaaacttATCTTGATCATCAAGGAAGATATCAAGGTATTGCTTATTATGCCGTTGATTTATCATCAGCTAAAGAATTGACAgaaaatttaatcaattttgttaatgattcaattaataaattgcaTGATAATCCTAATGGAACCCCTGATTCTAATGGGATATTTTTCACTCATTCACGTAAACATTATCTTGgatttgaacaaaaagaagCAAGTTTATATTCTCAAGGAGCAATGTTATTTTCTTGGTTGAatacaaataaattttGTCCTGGTTGTGGTGAACCAACTATTCCAATTTATGCCGGGGGGAAATTATTTTGTaccaatgaaaaaaaacattctgaagaagatgatgatcGTTATGCTTGTCCAGTGAAAAGTGCCAGAGTTTCCAATGCATCGTTCCCACGTACTGATATGGCAGTAATATCCGTTATCACTAATGAAGATAGATCGAAAATCTTATTGTCTTTAAACAAGAGATATGCTATTGCAAGAATGTATACTTGTACAGCTGGGTTTATGGAACCTTCAGAAACAATTGAAGTGGCTACCAGAAGAGAGATTTGGGAAGAGACTGGGGTTACTTgtgatgaaattaatataataatgacTCAACCATGGCCATTCCCACAAAATCTTATGATTGGTTGTCGAGGCATAGTCGAGTTTAATgggaaaaatgaaataatcCATTTAGGTcatgataatgaattagaAGATGCTAGATGGTTTGATACTAGTTTTGTTAGAAAATTAGTTTATCCTGATGAAGTGACAGCAGATGAAAAGGATAGTTTTAATCctgaaaatataattatccCCATGCCGGAATCAATAGCATTTCTGTTGATTAAATTGGTAGTTGATGAAGCTAAAAATCAACATAAATTGTAAGTAGAACAGGAGatagattattattaaatacaTTAGAGTTGTTTTAAGagttctttttcttttttcaactttttgctgcaaaaaaaaaaaatttagatttttgaaatcagtGTTTGTTAAAATGGGAGAAGTCAAATCACCTTCAAACTAGAGATttatagtagtagtagtagtagtagtagtacttAGTCATGGTGTTGGTTATTGTAAATTTGCCACTACCTTTATTTTTCTCTCTTCTCGTTTAGGTTTTGGTCTCAAGACATGTGGCGTGTGTGTACCAATGTCAAATAACATAACAAGgcattgttgttattaacACAATTACAATCACACTacctcctcctcctcctttgagcaattttccaattatATGAAATTACTAATAAAGACAAAACTAAGTGTGACACAGGTCGATCGATCGGTGTAAATGGCAcacgtttttttttttttttttcattttgtttttgagtAAAACAATTCTGGAATAGGTAAAAAAATGGtcgtttctttttcattaatgtATTATGGTCTCTTTCGTTTGTGGcgttgaaaaaaaaaatttctctGTAGTAACAAAATCGGGGGAATCTATcacaccaaaaaaagaaatttctcGGAACTAACGACAataagtgaaaaaaaagttttataTGTGATGTATATGTGCATTTAGGACAAAAAACGTGGTTGCCCTTCAATTTCCATAATTAAACTTACCAAACACCTCCACATACCACAAWTTYCACAATCGTCAAAccttatatatatataagcTATGTCCCTTTCACTTTCATAGTGTTGTCATTAACTTTTTAAAAAGTCTTtatagttttgattttaatttccTTTCCCCTCCGTCCCTCCCTTAGATTTTACTCCacattaaaaaattaaaattattgtgatattttacaaccaacaaaaaattcattaacCAATATCAATGTCAACTTCATCTATAATACCTAAAGTAGCCTATCAACTGTTAAATAGAATGACTTCTACCATATCACCAGTGATTGTTGGTCATAGAGGTTTCAAAAGTAAATATCCAGAAAATACATTTTTAGGATTTGATAAATGTTTTGAAGCTGGCGGTACTGTCATTGAAACTGACTTATGGTTAACTAAAGATAATGAGATTGTTATTAGTCATGATCAATATACAAAAAGAgtatttgttgattctgATGGCAATCCCACTAATTATAACATAACTGAAACCCCTTATGAtccaattttgaaacatttgaaaacaattgaagGTGGTTATCCTTTATTTACTTTTAAAGAACTTTTACAATGgtttaaaaaatatattgataCAACTCAAAGTAATGATCATAAATTGCAACTTGATATTAAACGATTTAATCCTACTAAAATCacaaaatttattgttCAAGATTTACTTACTGTTCATGATGATATTAGTTGGTGGTATCAtagaattcaatttggaatttgggatttaaattttttgaaatatttgaatcaaaGTGATTATTTCCAAGATAAATTTGGTaaagttaataaatttggttatgatcaatttgatatttttaatattagtGTTAATTGGAGagattcaattcattatatCAACTACAATTTCTATTTGGATGAATCATCACCAGTTGATAGAGtgaaaattaaattgacaggagtttcattgatttatataaGTACGTGGTCAGTGGGGTTCCTTACTAAATTTGTGCCATTATTACgtattcaaaatttaaaattatattcATGGAcagttaataataaattacaatattcatatttaaataaagtTGGTAAATTGGCTAATTTGGTTGAATATGGGGTTATTTCCGATTATCCTGATGTTATGGCTaaatataaacaagaaGACGAATCATTAACGGAAACAGAATCGGGTGAAATGTCTccattaattaaatctGAAAGTAAAGATTATTACAATGAAGATGGTGATTTATCTATTGATTTAACtttacaacaaaaattttatcattggatatttgttcaatttaatCTGTTGGTAGGTAAAAGAGTTACTATTGATGAACAACATTTTGCAACCaaagttgatgaaaatCAAGTAAGActgataaatataaatccATTTTTCCAATGGatgtttcaaaaattacaaaaatatgGTGTTTTTTAATAGTTTGATTAAAGTATAGAGATAATAATTAGAGTGgattgaattattttgtttgtatAGATATATCCTATTAGTTAAGagaattaaattattattgttgttgtttgttgtctgagagttttttttggttttttttatttctctTGTATATTATGTGAGTGAGAATGCGAGAATAAATTTCATTGACTGTATAGATTCAAGTCACGTGactagaagaaaaaaatgagATGAGAGATGCGCGTAAATTCGGGGggaaaaaaatgaattaaaatttgCAGACATTTCACAATAAAAGTAATATGTAGGTGGtctatatatatgtatatatatataagtaAGTTTTGTTTACCCTttaagaagaagaatacaCCACATAAACTTCTTTCCCTCCTCCTAAAtaacccaaaaaaaaaaaatttaaccAATATACAAAARaaaaaaaaaatttcaacaacaattcctatcttcttctttttcctaTAAATCTTTCCTTTATAAATAGTTATTAGATACTGACAGAAACAATCCCAACtttaatactttttttttttattattgattccTCCGATCGACTCAactgaaaaataaaaaacacagaaaaatagatttgattatttatctCCCCCCGATGGTTTTATACAAACGTAAACAAGTCAAAATCATTCCACCAGATGATCTACCAGAAGATTTAACTACTCAAGTTTGGTTTATACCGGAAACTAAAGAATGGTTTCTACTGTATAGTGATTATATCAAAAGAAtggattatttgaaaactaGAAATTTTGTATGTGAAATTACTGGTAATAGTTGTTTAACTTATTTTGAAGCTTTAAAAAgtgaagaacaagaaattagagaagttgaaaaaaatttcccTGAAGCATTAAAGGAACATATTTTACGATTTTTACAATTCAATCGAATTTCAAGATTAGATATGTTAGTCGATAATGTTTAtcaagttttcaaaaatgattATTTCCCCGGTGAAACTGTTTTCCTTCGTggaattgataataataataatgttaGTAATAACAGtaccaataataaagaaCATTTAACGAAACAACGAGGAACAATTAGAGAGAAAGTTCAATATGGACAAGATCAACCTACTAAATACCTTGTGGTCAGATTAAATGATAATCATCAAGCTATTGTTACAGAACAAAACATATCAAGAGATAGAAATCATTTCACCAAATGGTTAATTAaaacatttattaaattaacCATGTCTAGATCATATAAAGTGGGTGCTCCATGGGTTGTTAAAACAAAGTATGCCAAAAAATATAGTATCCCCACCACTTATCCTGATGATCTTAAACAATTTGCTGATACTACACCTACGGGAgatattgttttcattcaaCCTAAAAAGAAGCGTGGACCTCAACCGAAAATAACTGAAACTCCTCCCAAACCTCCTAAACCACCAAAAGAACTTAAAAAACCCAAGAAAATTGCTATTAAAGCCGAACGTAAACAACCTACGCCAGCACCTACTAAACCAATTGTACCAATTGCCCCTGCTGCACCACCGGCTGTGGTTGTTCcttttaaaaagaaattccCTACTCATTATATTCCTGATGCTATAATGAAAGAAtatgaagaagaggaagcTAAAGGGACCCCATCATTTGGATTATCACAATTTCAACcgacaaagaaaaatattgttgaagatttagaattaaaatttgaCTTACAAAATTCTAAACCACTTCctaaaatattatcattaccGGAAAATGCTAAATATTGgaatcaacaaataatcgaagaagaaaaagaaaaagaaaaagaaacggaaggagaaattgatgaaattgaacgagaaagagaaagattATCTTGTTATAGATTACCTTCTATTCTGGAAGCATTACAATCGTGGATATTTCTTAATGTTTATCATaatatattgaatattGATACATTTacatttgatgattttgtgTTTGCTATGGGATGGAATGCTGATCAATTTTCTGAAGATGGTCGATGTGAATTATTAGATGAAATTTGGTGTGCTGTTTTAAGTGCAATAGTATCTAATGAATTACCCACTAATAAAGAAGCCAAAGATTATAAAGAAAGAGATGAAATCTATGGGTTGACTATAACTTTACCCGAAAAGgatgaaatcaatgaagATAGTGAAAACGACAGTGAAGaggatgaagatgaagatgaaaaggAAGAGGacgaaaaaattaaacaggaaaaacaaccacaacagGACGagaaacaaaacaacaTAAAAGATAATGAATCTAATTCAGATCAAGTATCATCATCCAAACCAAAAGGAGATGATTCAGAAGATCATGGTTCTGAAAGTGAACTGgaagaaaaacaattggatATTGATACTGAACAAAGTGATtctgaagaaaatgataaagAGTCCAATACCGACAAACCGGTTGTTACTCACAATGCTTATGAATGTATGAATCATAGAGGTACCTCATGGGATGAACGTTTACGTAAACGTAATTTTAAAGATGGTAATTGGCAATGTATACTATTAGGTGTATTGTCATTAGTGGAACATGTACCTCAATATGAAACaactataaataaaatttatcataAATTGGCACCTAAAGATAAACCAGCAACGGCATTATCAGTAAAAGCAACGGCATTATCAGtaagaaatcaattttatgaTGAActtgatattgaattgaaatttaaggcattgaatattttgattgatttggtCATTAGTAGTCCTTTGGTAAGAAATCATATTGATAGTTGTCTTGAAAATCTGACACTGTTAAGAAGAAACAGATTAgataatttaaaagaataCAAAATTGTGTTGGAACTGGCTCAAAAGGCCCATCAATACATAACTACCAAACTTGCAACCACAAAAAATGTTTCACAGTTAGATCAATCATCACCagagcaacaacaacaatcacaacaacagcaaccaCAGCAAACAGAACAGATATCAGAAATAAAGAAAGGGTTAGATCTCAATAAACTTGAATTATCTGAATCTGAACGTTTACTTGCTGAACAAGATAATGAATTCAAAGAACAATGTAATATTAGAAAAGACGCAATTATCAagttgaatcaattgaaagaagCTAAACgagaaattgaacaaaaattgaCTGAATTAGATTGTCAAagaatgaaattattaggGAAAGATCGACTTTACAATAGATATTGGTggtttgaaaataatggaTTGCCAAATTTGCATTCTGGTGGGaacaataatgatgaagatgatgatgatgatgaaaacaATGACAATAATAAGAAAGATGAAggtgaaaatgaaaatgaaaatgaagataaagGAGAAAATGTTGATagtgataatgaaaatgaagaagttgatgatgatgttcaTGATGAAACTTATCTTATGGGGAGATTATGGGTCCAAGGTCCTtccaataatgatattgcTATACATTTTAAAACTGATTTAAAGGATGCACAAGAATTTCTGaataaaattgacaaaataAGACTTGAAAATGATGGACAAGAGCTTGACAATGGAAAAGTTAATGAAGagaataacaacaacaccaccaccaccaacgGTAACACGAACAACAACTCtaacagcagcagcaacagcagcagcaacaataaagtgaagaaattgaattttagTAAACTTCCATCACAACTCATCACAACCGTGCGGGATTCATTTGCGCTTGATATTAAAGAGAAGGAGATTTTCACTCAAAGTGgagaaaaattaattgatgaagaaggaTCATTTATGGTTCCACTTGCAAAATTGTCTAATTTACAACGTAAAtgtattgaagaatttcCTGATCCATTAATGACAGGACTGGATTGGAGATATTATGATAAACCTGAAGATATTactaaattaatttcatgGTTAAATCCATGGGGTAAACGAGAATCATTACTTCGAAAAGAATTATCACTTGTTAAAGAAGCCATTATATCTAGTATGGAAGCGAGAAGAAAAGCGCTTTGGATAGATCAAACCCCACCtgaagaattagaaataTCTGATAATattaagaaattaaaaacaaaattatttggaGGCAGTGGAGACGATAATGAGAATGAAAATCATTTGAAAGATAAGACTGATGCTgctgaagaagatgacgaTGTAATACTAACCTCTAGTGCTAAACGTGCAAGGAGATCAACTGGTTCTAGGAAAAGACAAAAAGTCGTCACTGTTCAAGATGCTTTAGAATTTGGTGAACCAGAagatataaataaaatgattaaagaattagaaaaagaattaattgaaaagaaagataatCGAGAAATCAATCGAGTATTAGAATGGGTTAATTCTCGAGCTTtagatttatttgaaaaatcattatATGAAGGTGGagataaacaaaaatcaaataaatcaaaacaaaaaaagaaataatatatttataatctGTATcactattactattactactgTTATCTgtataattataattataaatcctttttttaatatcgTCTTCTTTTAGAACGATTagcaatttctttaattttttcatcacgtaatcttttttcttgtaattgtttCTGTTGACGAATTTCATTCCGTTGTTTAAGATCTTCTCTAGCTTGTAAATCAGCATCAGATAATGCTgttgataaatcattaaatttttcaatattcaTTTCTATAGGTACATGTTCTCTCCCAATCATTCTTTTATCTAATCCAATAGTAAAACCTTGagaatttttccaatttgatACTGCTGCTGGTATATTCCAAAATTCTCGATCTTCTTTAGTTAATTTTTTCGTTTTGAGATCTTTAACAAATGTAACATCTTCAATGATCCTTTCATGTCGATTCTTAcgtaatttgaattttggtGGAAGCATTGGATCTTCttgaaattgtttgatttgaattattttcagcagcagcagcagcagttgttgttgttgttcttgatttggatttggatttggatttggatttggatttggatTTTCATATTTGATATAATTAATATCATTAGTTGGCTCATCAGAGGGATTCAATATGgaatcaatgatttttttagtcTCTAGTATTACATTCTCATCTAATTCTGGTTTGGGGAAATTATGTACTAGATTAGGATATCGTTTTTTTAAAGGGATAGTTGTATCATATTTTGATGGGGCAAGAGGTGTTGCATTCTTTGTGGTTGAGACAACTCCATTTGATGTGGGGTCATTTTTAATCTCTCTAGTAACAGGAGAAAAATGATAAGACGGATCGTAGGAACTATTGACTGGCCTTGATAGTAGTGAACTAAACATAATTATGGATGTGGTTTGTATGACTAGAAGATTACAAGATGCCATTTAACTTTTTCTATGCGtatttttctgttttttttttctatctTTAAGCGAGACATAAAAGTTTCCAAAATGTCGTCATACCAAATGGAAGACATTTTCAGATATTAAGTTTGTATCAAACACATAGATTTGAGTAGGATTACCGCTATCAATGTACTAAAAAGGGATATTTAAATGCTCACAATTAGTACATTATGTTGATTGAAATAGTTCTCTGACATAAATAGTTGCCCAAATACTTTCTTGTTCGTGCATTGGTAGAAGAAGCGCATTTCTTGCCCTTACAGTGTCAACTTCATAGCAACAAAACGTATATTAGTTGGCATCAAGATAACGTAGTAGTAAAGTAAACAACAAACTTGGTAGATGCCGTCTCATAGTTAATACTCGTGACATACACTTTCTGTCTGTGGGGAACCcaaataaagataaagagAAACTTTAAGTATGCGCAGCGCAATATAAAGTACAAAAAAGGGAATTACACTGATGCGCACCCCCTTGTTATGGAAAGTGTATCAAGtatttactttttttttttagttttgtaATGTAATCTTGTCTTGTTAGGGGTGGCAACATCATTTTgatagttgttgttgttgttgtgatttCTAACAACTATGTCATGCATATATGCAGATACCGATTGCctttaaatttgaatataaatagTTAAACGAATTTCTTGTTCTATAGTCAGTATTTCTAAAGTATTTGTAGTTATCAGTTTGATAATTAATACTTTTATAAttgtttatcttttttttggcaacatgtcaactacaactactCGTTCAGGAACCAAATCAAAGCCGGTTAAACGCAATtcatatttatcaaatctTCGTCATTTGACTAACAAAGATGTAACCAAAGCAGCTTATACATTGTTAGAAGCATTTGCTGAAGACGATTTGGCTAAAATGTTGGTTTGTCATATAGAAGATAAAGCTGAACGTCAATTATGTGAACTTACTTTATATGAAGCTTATATTAGACAACACATTGCCAAAGGTATTGTCATTGGTCAAGGTGAAACTGAAACTGGATTTGAAACTGTATCGATATGGTCACACCCTAAATcggaagaagaaggattAGATTCGTACACAAATTTAATGGAGGCTGGATACGGTAAAGTTTGGAATGTTTATGGTGAAGAAGGAAGGAAAAAAGTGTTTTACGGAATGTTACCACTTTTACATGATCTGTGTGAACGAATTATTAACAGTGATTCTCgattcaaaaataaaaacgTCTATACATTGGTTTATGTTGGCTCTTCTAAACAAGGTAAAGGTAAAGGGAATTTAAggaaattatttgaatatatGTTTGAAAcatatattgataatgatgaaaacAGTATCGCATATTTGGAGAGTAGTTCCCCAGCAAATATCCCAATTTATAACAGATTTGGTTTCCATGTTACTGAAGATATAGTTTTAGGAGAAAAATGTGAAGGTGCTATTAGAGGTAGAGATTATGCTGTGATGAATGTTATGATCCGAGGTACTAAAGGACATGATTGGACAAAAGATGAAAACACTTTTAATTCTAAAGGGAAAttataattgaataaatatatatataattaaaCTTTATTTCTCATTGTGTTTACTATTCTATTTACATGGAAATAcatatttcattttatcTCATCACTTTTGGATTTTTCTATTCATCCATAGATAAAACACTTTGTTGAGATGGTAATGTCATTTTGgcaaattcttcttttgttttttgtttaattaattcttcttgttcaaGAGAGATAGGTTCAACCACTTGATCAGGAGGCACAAACTTGAATTTACCAAATCCAAAAGCTCTGTCGGTCATCTTATTCAACACATACAATTGTGATCTAACATAAACAAGCAAAGCCTCCACGTGTCTCATGTCAACATTCTCATTGGCATTAAACACATTTCTCCATAAAGCTGAAGCTAAAGTGATATCATCGGTCATTAATCCTTCATCATAACTTAAAACACAACCTAATAATTGAGTATGATAATCTTTTAAATATCCTTCTATAGTTCTGTTGGATTTGATACCTAATTCAGTACTCATTCTGTAATCCAAATCATTGAATATTCTATCAactaatttttgttgatattcTTTACTATATTTAAACGGTAATGCTCTCATTCTTACTGATAAAATCCAATAGTGTAATATAGTTATTTGTACTTGTTGTGAAAAAGATTTAGGTAATCTCAAAGTTtcataataaaatttggCGGTATCACTCATAGGTTCATTAGGATAAACTAATGCTTGTCTTTTACATTCAGAAAAATATATACCACCAGCTACTGGACCACTTCTAGATTTATCCATATCGACTCCAAATGtagaaacaacaaattgtccaattttttctttccaatttggcaattcaatttttttatcttcatcttctgaTAAAAAAGGTGCTTTAGTTTTAGGTTGACGTGgtttgattttcaaatcttgttCGATAACTGGTAACGTGGATTCAGATGCTAATTTTGTTGGTGcttcaattgattcttgATCTGTTCTGTATTTGTCCAAGAATGACTGTCTTTGTTGAAATG includes:
- a CDS encoding NAD(+) diphosphatase (Ortholog(s) have NAD+ diphosphatase activity, role in NADH metabolic process and peroxisome localization); translation: MIRSITRIMSHSIHSSVKDIQKDMYFGTEVLNRVSFLREDPEFIQSSLFHPSTRFIFYYKQQPLIHKNFDNKLCVLTNGSNQAVIDNVDNGKLGYSGKKAIIQSGLIDNIPQWQEILTNWYNDNKNHDKNLRAKGKPIFLFMGLLDESVGLNLQSLKFAADTKEETYLDHQGRYQGIAYYAVDLSSAKELTENLINFVNDSINKLHDNPNGTPDSNGIFFTHSRKHYLGFEQKEASLYSQGAMLFSWLNTNKFCPGCGEPTIPIYAGGKLFCTNEKKHSEEDDDRYACPVKSARVSNASFPRTDMAVISVITNEDRSKILLSLNKRYAIARMYTCTAGFMEPSETIEVATRREIWEETGVTCDEINIIMTQPWPFPQNLMIGCRGIVEFNGKNEIIHLGHDNELEDARWFDTSFVRKLVYPDEVTADEKDSFNPENIIIPMPESIAFSLIKLVVDEAKNQHKL
- the PRP45 gene encoding mRNA splicing protein (Protein required for pre-mRNA splicing; Spider biofilm induced) codes for the protein MASCNLLVIQTTSIIMFSSLLSRPVNSSYDPSYHFSPVTREIKNDPTSNGVVSTTKNATPLAPSKYDTTIPLKKRYPNLVHNFPKPELDENVILETKKIIDSILNPSDEPTNDINYIKYENPNPNPNPNPNPNQEQQQQSSSSSSKIIQIKQFQEDPMLPPKFKLRKNRHERIIEDVTFVKDLKTKKLTKEDREFWNIPAAVSNWKNSQGFTIGLDKRMIGREHVPIEMNIEKFNDLSTALSDADLQAREDLKQRNEIRQQKQLQEKRLRDEKIKEIANRSKRRRY
- a CDS encoding phosphatidylglycerol phospholipase (Putative phosphatidyl glycerol phospholipase C; Plc1-regulated; flow model biofilm induced; Spider biofilm induced), coding for MSTSSIIPKVAYQSLNRMTSTISPVIVGHRGFKSKYPENTFLGFDKCFEAGGTVIETDLWLTKDNEIVISHDQYTKRVFVDSDGNPTNYNITETPYDPILKHLKTIEGGYPLFTFKELLQWFKKYIDTTQSNDHKLQLDIKRFNPTKITKFIVQDLLTVHDDISWWYHRIQFGIWDLNFLKYLNQSDYFQDKFGKVNKFGYDQFDIFNISVNWRDSIHYINYNFYLDESSPVDRVKIKLTGVSLIYISTWSVGFLTKFVPLLRIQNLKLYSWTVNNKLQYSYLNKVGKLANLVEYGVISDYPDVMAKYKQEDESLTETESGEMSPLIKSESKDYYNEDGDLSIDLTLQQKFYHWIFVQFNSLVGKRVTIDEQHFATKVDENQVRSININPFFQWMFQKLQKYGVF
- a CDS encoding uncharacterized protein (Ortholog of S. pombe SPCC550.08, an N-acetyltransferase; transcript induced during growth in the mouse cecum) is translated as MSTTTTRSGTKSKPVKRNSYLSNLRHLTNKDVTKAAYTLLEAFAEDDLAKMLVCHIEDKAERQLCELTLYEAYIRQHIAKGIVIGQGETETGFETVSIWSHPKSEEEGLDSYTNLMEAGYGKVWNVYGEEGRKKVFYGMLPLLHDSCERIINSDSRFKNKNVYTLVYVGSSKQGKGKGNLRKLFEYMFETYIDNDENSIAYLESSSPANIPIYNRFGFHVTEDIVLGEKCEGAIRGRDYAVMNVMIRGTKGHDWTKDENTFNSKGKL
- a CDS encoding uncharacterized protein (Ortholog(s) have role in chromatin silencing at telomere, negative regulation of transcription from RNA polymerase II promoter by pheromones and CHRAC localization), coding for MVLYKRKQVKIIPPDDLPEDLTTQVWFIPETKEWFLSYSDYIKRMDYLKTRNFVCEITGNSCLTYFEALKSEEQEIREVEKNFPEALKEHILRFLQFNRISRLDMLVDNVYQVFKNDYFPGETVFLRGIDNNNNVSNNSTNNKEHLTKQRGTIREKVQYGQDQPTKYLVVRLNDNHQAIVTEQNISRDRNHFTKWLIKTFIKLTMSRSYKVGAPWVVKTKYAKKYSIPTTYPDDLKQFADTTPTGDIVFIQPKKKRGPQPKITETPPKPPKPPKELKKPKKIAIKAERKQPTPAPTKPIVPIAPAAPPAVVVPFKKKFPTHYIPDAIMKEYEEEEAKGTPSFGLSQFQPTKKNIVEDLELKFDLQNSKPLPKILSLPENAKYWNQQIIEEEKEKEKETEGEIDEIERERERLSCYRLPSISEALQSWIFLNVYHNILNIDTFTFDDFVFAMGWNADQFSEDGRCELLDEIWCAVLSAIVSNELPTNKEAKDYKERDEIYGLTITLPEKDEINEDSENDSEEDEDEDEKEEDEKIKQEKQPQQDEKQNNIKDNESNSDQVSSSKPKGDDSEDHGSESESEEKQLDIDTEQSDSEENDKESNTDKPVVTHNAYECMNHRGTSWDERLRKRNFKDGNWQCILLGVLSLVEHVPQYETTINKIYHKLAPKDKPATALSVKATALSVRNQFYDELDIELKFKALNILIDLVISSPLVRNHIDSCLENSTSLRRNRLDNLKEYKIVLESAQKAHQYITTKLATTKNVSQLDQSSPEQQQQSQQQQPQQTEQISEIKKGLDLNKLELSESERLLAEQDNEFKEQCNIRKDAIIKLNQLKEAKREIEQKLTELDCQRMKLLGKDRLYNRYWWFENNGLPNLHSGGNNNDEDDDDDENNDNNKKDEGENENENEDKGENVDSDNENEEVDDDVHDETYLMGRLWVQGPSNNDIAIHFKTDLKDAQEFSNKIDKIRLENDGQELDNGKVNEENNNNTTTTNGNTNNNSNSSSNSSSNNKVKKLNFSKLPSQLITTVRDSFALDIKEKEIFTQSGEKLIDEEGSFMVPLAKLSNLQRKCIEEFPDPLMTGSDWRYYDKPEDITKLISWLNPWGKRESLLRKELSLVKEAIISSMEARRKALWIDQTPPEELEISDNIKKLKTKLFGGSGDDNENENHLKDKTDAAEEDDDVILTSSAKRARRSTGSRKRQKVVTVQDALEFGEPEDINKMIKELEKELIEKKDNREINRVLEWVNSRALDLFEKSLYEGGDKQKSNKSKQKKK